The DNA segment GCCGGTTCGGCGCCGGAGACGACCGCAGCCGGGGCGACCGCAGCCGCGACGAGGGCCGGCGCTTGCGCGCGGGACTGCAGCCACCGTGTACGGGGGCGCTCCCGCGTCACCTGCGCCACCTCGGAAATCATCGTCCTCACTCCGTCGGACCGTTCGTAGCGTCCGCGCTCGTCACGGCGAGTCTCGGATCGTGGTGACGCTACGGGCCCCATGCTTGCGGAAGCGTTAGCGTTCGGTCCGCGACCGGATCGATCGATTCAAGGAAGTTTTACGGGGAGTCCGCATAGTCTTCCTTCGAGGCGCGGTTCGGACGCCTCGCCAGGATCTCGGCGCCGTCATGTCAGATTACCTCCCCATCACGATGCCGGGCGATTGCACCCTACGGTCGATCCGCGCCCTTCACGGCGAGATCGCCGCCGCCCTCGCATCGACCGCGGACCTGGCTCTCGATTGCGCCGGGGTCGAGCGGGCCGACATCGCCTTCGTGCAACTCGTCGTCTCGGCGGCCGGCACGGCGGAGCGGAGGGCGAAGCGGCTCACCCTCGTCGGCGCGTCCGACGTCGTGCAGGGCGCCTTCGCGCGGGCCGGCCTGACCACGCGGCCTCCTTTCCGCAACGCCGCCTGAGCATCGCGTCGCACCGACCTCCCCTCGTCCTGCACGCCCTCCCCGCAACACGATCTTCCCGGAGTTTTCCTTCCCATGGCTACCGTTCTCGCCGTCGACGATTCCTTGAGCATCCGGCAGATGATCAAGGTTGTTCTCGGCCCCGCCGGACATACCGTCATCGAGGCAGGGGACGGTGCCGAGGGGGTCGCCAAGGCCAAGTCCAACGCCCTCAACCTCGTCATCACCGATCTCAACATGCCGGTGATGAACGGCCTCGACATGATCAAGGCCCTCCGGACGCTGCCGGCCCTGACCGGCGTGCCGATCCTGTTCCTGAGCACGGAATCGGACGAGGGCATCAAGCAGCAGGCCAAGGCCGCCGGCGCGACGGGCTGGATCACCAAGCCGTTCAAGCCCGAGCAGCTGCTCGCCGTCGTCTCCAAGCTGACCCGCGCCTGATCCCGGCCGCGGCTCCGGCGGTTCGCGAGGCTCCGGGGGCCCGGGCTCGCCGCGATGGGTGTTCGGCCGCCTCGACCCGCTCGACGGGGTGAATCCCAGCCATGCTGCGGGTTCCATGCGGGTCGGCCGACCGTGATGGACCGCCGAAGCGACAAAGCGTTCGATGGATGGTCACCCGCCGTGCTCAAGTCCGCGCGGCGGGTGCGGGGCACCGTGGTCTCAGGCGGTGCCGAGGAGGTCCAGGATGATGCGGCGATCGGCGACGACGCCCGGATCCTCCCGGTGGCGCGGATAGGGCCGGTCGCAAGGAATATCGGCCCGGATGCGGGCCGGCCGGTCGGAGAAGACGAGGATGCGC comes from the Methylobacterium currus genome and includes:
- a CDS encoding STAS domain-containing protein, coding for MSDYLPITMPGDCTLRSIRALHGEIAAALASTADLALDCAGVERADIAFVQLVVSAAGTAERRAKRLTLVGASDVVQGAFARAGLTTRPPFRNAA
- a CDS encoding response regulator; this translates as MATVLAVDDSLSIRQMIKVVLGPAGHTVIEAGDGAEGVAKAKSNALNLVITDLNMPVMNGLDMIKALRTLPALTGVPILFLSTESDEGIKQQAKAAGATGWITKPFKPEQLLAVVSKLTRA